The region TGCCATCGAAGGTTTTCAGCGTGTAGCTGGTGTAAAACTTCCACGCGCCAAGAAACGTTTTAAAGGTGAAGCCGTACCGGTGCGCCGCGTCAAACAGCCCGGCGACGAAGTCCGCGTGGTAGCGCTTAAGCACGTTGTCATCGTAATAGCCTTCGCTCACCAGATACGCAAGCCGCGTGTGGGCGTCGGGGAAAGCCACCGTACGCGGCTGCACGTGGGCGGCCATAAAAGCCTCCACCGCTTCGCGGTCTTTGGCAAACTGGATGCGACCAGACGCGTCGTAAAGGTTGAGCATCGCGTTCAGCGCGTGATAGTCCGGCGGCGTTTGCATTGCGGCTTCGCCGGTTAGTGATGTCGTTGCCAAAATTCGTTGACTCCCTTACGCACGTTGTCGATATCTTGCCCGGTGCCCATCAGCTCAAAGCGATAGAGAAAAGGCACCTGACATTTGCGGGCGATGACGTCGCCGGCGCGGCAAAACCCCTCGCCGAAGTTACGGTTGCCTGCGGCGATAACGCCGCGCAGCAGCGCACGATTATGTTCATCGTTAAGAAACCGGATAACCTGGCGCGGCACAGCGCCTGCCGTTCCGCCCCCGCCGTAGGTCGGTACTACCAGGATGTACGGCTCGTCTGCCCGTAGCCGCGCGTCATCCTCAAGCGGAATACGCTGTGCCGGCAGGCCCAGCCGCGCGATAAAACGATGGGTGTTTTCCGAGCGGCTGGAGAAGTAAATCAACGTGCTCATGCGTTTGCCGCAAGCGAGTCCGCGCGCAGACGGTTAATCATGTCCGGGCGAAAGCCGCTCCAGCTCAGGTCGTCGGCCATGACCACCGGCAACTGGCGGAAACCCTGCTCGCGCAGCGTGTCGATAGCCTCAGGCTGTTCGTCGAGATTGATGGTGTCAAACGCGATCCCGCGGCTTTCCAGCGCGCGTTTAGTGGCGTGACACTGGACGCAATCATTTCTTGTGTAAATAGTTATGCGCATGATTCGTATTCTCATCAATATGTTAAAATCCCCACCGCGGTGCAGTGTTGATTGGGGGGGGCTGATAAGAAAGATACTAGATGTAGTTGTGATAACTTTCAACTACGCAATATATAGGGTTTCTGACAGGCGGAGCCACAACGACGCGCAGAAGCAGGCATGGCAGCGCCTGGACGCAAAAAGGGGCTGAAAAATATTAAGCAGGGCGGAAAGGCGAGGGGGGAGCAGAAAACCGTTCCCCGGCAGCGCCGGGGAAAAGGCATTGAACCGTGCTTCAGATTAGCGGCGAGAGATAAGCAGTGCGCCGAGGAAAATCCCGACGGCCGCGCCGATACCCAGACTGCTCAGCGGACGTTCACGCACAAATGTGCTGGCGCAGCTCACGGCGTCGCGGGCGGCCTGGTTGACCTGGCTTCTGCCGTGCATACGGGCGCGGGTTTCACGCAGCAGCGATTCCGCTTTGCGACGCGCGACATCGGCTTCGCCTTTGGCATCGCTGCCCCAGGACTTCAGTACGCCTTCCAGCGTATCGGCAAGGCGGCTGATATCGTGGTTGATTTCGCTGACGCCATCGTTCACATCGTTACGGGTGTTTCTATTAAACATAACGTTCTCCCTCTGTGTTTACTTAATCAAAGTATAGAACAAAATGTGAGCCGCTTCGGCGTGCCGGGCCGTCAGAGGGCCTTTCTGGACTTTTCCGAAAGCCCTGCTATTCCTCCTAATGTAAGGTTTCCCCGCAGTCTGAAGCAGATGAGGAAAATTTATGTATTTACGACCCGATGAGGTGGCGCGCGTACTGGAAAAGGCAGGATTTACCATGGATGTGGTGACGCCAAAAACTTATGGTTATCGTCGCGGCGAGAATTATGTATATGTGAATCGCGAAGCGCGTATGGGGCGCACGGCGCTGGTCATTCACCCGACGCTCAGGGAGCGCAGCCAGTCGCTGGCGGACCCGGCTTCAGAAATGAAAACCTGCGATCACTACCAGCAGTTTCCGCTGTGGCTTGGCGGCGACGCGCAGGAACATTACGGCATCCCGCTGGGATTCAGCTCCCGCATGGCGCTGGAGCGTTATCTGAACGGCTTATTTGGCGAACCGCAGTAATCCTTCCCTTCTCAGGCCTGCGCGCTGACCGGCGCGGCGGGACTTACCCGGAACAGACGGCGGCAGTAATCGAGGAAATACCCGTAGGCCGCCCCCATCATCATCGACACCACAATATTGGAACTCACCGCAGCGATAATCTGCGGGATATCCGCGCCAACAAAAAGAAGAATAGCGGCGTAGACCGGCGACTGGAATGTAATGTAGGCGAACACATCTGCGATGTTTTTAACGAGACGGCTTTTACCCAGACGCGCCGCAGCGCGCATGAACGCGTCGCGATAAAGCCCGTAAGGCCAGGCGATGACCATATTGACCGGTATCGCAACCAGGCGTGACGAGAGCGATTGTTCGAAGCTCATTCCGGAGACAAATATTTCAATCATCATCCCCACGACGGAGCAATACACTACCATGGCAAAGGTGTCCGCTACGGCGTGACGCAGGCGAGAATGCGGCGAAAACATGAAATTAAGCTCCTGAACCATCAACAGGGAAAACGGGAAAGGTAAGGTCGCGCTGGCGATATGCCTGGCATTTTGCGCTGATGGTAGAGTATATGGCTGGTTTGTTGCTTTCAATTAGCTATAAATTTTTATTTATCGCCGCTTTGTCAATAAAATCCTCTGTAAATTCAAAAACGTGCGTCGCCTCGCTATTTTTAACGGGGATCGTTTATTTTTTGTTAATTTTCATAGGCTTAATTTTATCAGAGAAGCCGTGTCGCTTCAGCGGCGGCAGGGAATGTTTTGCGGCGCGCTTTTAACTGGCACGCGGAGTTTCAGATAACGCGTTACGCCAAAAGCCAGAGTTTTATGCTGTTTTCGGCAGGCGTTAGCATCTTGCCCGAGAGTGACCGGCGAGCGCTATTTATCTGCGGGATGAATATGATTAGCCCGTCGCAAAACGGCTTTAACCAGAATTCAGCCCACGCGCGTGCGGGTGGCGGATAATGAACGCCTGTTTTTCACGGCTTTTAGCAAGGAACATGAACACAACGATCGATGTTTTACACCACTTTGAGCGGGGCGTGCTGATGCTCACCTGCGAAGGGCGGCTTCGCAAAAAACTTCTGCGCTTCTGGTTTGAGTGCCTGATGGATATTCCACCCGCTGCGCTGGCGCAGGGGGTACGACCTGAACTGCAGGTGCTTAGTGACCATTTCAGCGGCCCACACGCCCGCCCGTTGCAAGACTGGTGTGAGGAAGACCTTCAGGTATTGCTCAGGCAGCTCCTCGCGTTTTACCACCGGCTTAGCGAACAGGCGTTCGCAGAAAGCCGCGTTCTTGTTCGTTGATGGGCGATGAGGCGCCCCGGTGGGGGCGCTTCGCTTACCACCCATAAGGGAATAATAAGATTCTGGTTGCAGGGCGGATACCTGCATCATAGCGGCCTGCTATCTTATCCACCTGCCTTCTCACACACCGACAACACTCAACACACGCCGAAGTCACCGTCTTCTTTATATAACGCTACATCGGCTGCTTTAAGCGTGATTTTCTCGCCCTGTGCGTCATCCGGGCGCACCGCGACAATCTGGTCGCCATGCACTTCAATGACTTTCAGCTTCGGGCCGCCCAGTCGCGGTTGTACGATATCGCCAGCTTCAAACATTATGACCTCCTGATTATTCACATCGTTTACTAACAG is a window of Cronobacter muytjensii ATCC 51329 DNA encoding:
- the nrdI gene encoding class Ib ribonucleoside-diphosphate reductase assembly flavoprotein NrdI is translated as MSTLIYFSSRSENTHRFIARLGLPAQRIPLEDDARLRADEPYILVVPTYGGGGTAGAVPRQVIRFLNDEHNRALLRGVIAAGNRNFGEGFCRAGDVIARKCQVPFLYRFELMGTGQDIDNVRKGVNEFWQRHH
- the nrdH gene encoding glutaredoxin-like protein NrdH, with product MRITIYTRNDCVQCHATKRALESRGIAFDTINLDEQPEAIDTLREQGFRQLPVVMADDLSWSGFRPDMINRLRADSLAANA
- a CDS encoding DUF883 domain-containing protein — translated: MFNRNTRNDVNDGVSEINHDISRLADTLEGVLKSWGSDAKGEADVARRKAESLLRETRARMHGRSQVNQAARDAVSCASTFVRERPLSSLGIGAAVGIFLGALLISRR
- a CDS encoding DUF2002 family protein — encoded protein: MYLRPDEVARVLEKAGFTMDVVTPKTYGYRRGENYVYVNREARMGRTALVIHPTLRERSQSLADPASEMKTCDHYQQFPLWLGGDAQEHYGIPLGFSSRMALERYLNGLFGEPQ
- a CDS encoding L-alanine exporter AlaE codes for the protein MFSPHSRLRHAVADTFAMVVYCSVVGMMIEIFVSGMSFEQSLSSRLVAIPVNMVIAWPYGLYRDAFMRAAARLGKSRLVKNIADVFAYITFQSPVYAAILLFVGADIPQIIAAVSSNIVVSMMMGAAYGYFLDYCRRLFRVSPAAPVSAQA